Proteins from one Candidatus Rokuibacteriota bacterium genomic window:
- a CDS encoding FecR domain-containing protein, translating to MILRVCRGAAVLAALLMGAASAAAQPAELPATVVTLTGKAELFKKGDTKWGTAELRDEVREGDGVRTSPAVRTTLRTGGGHSIRLAALTQVFIPAPAGAGTDPQPVRLRLDRGWLWVAVTPGIHAQAPIEVIAGPARVAVREGGVGFRLNRDGSVIVRTYHGLAVVRGSSSAATWELRLPELQEVLVPALGPPPENRKITKEEGEGLWVLWNEEQDYVAYGGKAPVR from the coding sequence ATGATCCTGCGCGTGTGTCGAGGGGCCGCGGTCCTGGCGGCGCTCCTGATGGGGGCGGCTTCCGCCGCCGCCCAGCCCGCCGAGCTGCCGGCCACCGTCGTGACCCTGACGGGCAAGGCCGAGCTCTTCAAGAAGGGTGACACCAAGTGGGGGACGGCCGAGCTGCGCGACGAGGTCCGCGAGGGTGACGGCGTCCGGACCAGCCCGGCAGTGAGGACCACACTCCGGACGGGCGGCGGTCACTCCATCCGCCTGGCGGCGCTGACGCAGGTGTTCATCCCGGCTCCGGCCGGCGCGGGGACCGATCCCCAGCCCGTGCGTCTTCGACTCGATCGCGGCTGGCTCTGGGTGGCCGTCACGCCCGGGATCCATGCCCAGGCGCCCATCGAGGTGATCGCGGGGCCTGCCCGCGTCGCCGTGCGCGAGGGCGGCGTGGGCTTCCGCCTCAACCGGGACGGATCGGTGATCGTGCGTACCTACCACGGCCTGGCCGTGGTCCGCGGCTCGAGCTCCGCGGCCACGTGGGAGCTTCGCCTCCCGGAGCTGCAGGAAGTGCTGGTGCCCGCCCTGGGACCGCCTCCCGAAAACCGCAAGATCACCAAGGAGGAGGGAGAGGGGTTGTGGGTGCTGTGGAACGAGGAGCAGGACTACGTCGCCTACGGCGGCAAGGCGCCGGTGCGGTGA
- a CDS encoding aminopeptidase P family N-terminal domain-containing protein: MQVHIDFPKRVRTLQAELARQGIDVLVGTRLKTITHVSGAFVPWRSAVVIPADGEAQLFTVSMDAVRVAEEGWLKNVVAYARVRLMEMVVRRLGELRLHAGRIGFEGGYSWYLPEGNITLEEYRILERGCPRAEFVNLTPVTDRLMLIKEPEQVQLMRQATAMCDTAQEALRSEVRLGMTETAIAGIAERVLRDCGSEFAWTFTGGQEIASGTARGRAPARRPPASSCSGASSCCWTSTGCTRSCWATSPTTRCWARPPQSSGA; encoded by the coding sequence GTGCAGGTCCACATCGACTTCCCCAAGCGCGTCCGGACGCTCCAGGCAGAGCTGGCTCGACAGGGCATCGACGTCCTCGTCGGCACGCGGCTCAAGACCATCACCCACGTCTCCGGCGCCTTCGTCCCGTGGCGCAGCGCCGTGGTGATCCCCGCCGACGGGGAGGCGCAGCTCTTCACCGTCTCCATGGACGCCGTGCGCGTGGCCGAGGAGGGGTGGCTCAAGAACGTGGTTGCCTACGCCCGCGTGCGGCTGATGGAGATGGTGGTGCGGCGGCTCGGCGAGCTCCGCCTCCACGCGGGCCGGATCGGATTCGAGGGCGGCTACTCGTGGTACCTGCCCGAGGGCAACATCACCCTGGAGGAATACCGCATCCTGGAGCGTGGCTGCCCACGGGCGGAGTTCGTGAATCTCACGCCGGTGACCGACCGGCTCATGCTCATCAAGGAGCCCGAGCAGGTGCAGCTGATGCGCCAGGCCACCGCCATGTGCGACACCGCCCAGGAAGCCCTGCGGAGCGAGGTGCGGCTCGGCATGACGGAGACCGCGATCGCCGGCATCGCGGAGCGCGTGCTGCGCGACTGCGGCAGCGAGTTCGCGTGGACCTTCACCGGGGGCCAGGAGATCGCCTCCGGGACCGCACGTGGACGGGCGCCTGCACGCCGGCCACCCGCAAGCTCGTGCAGCGGGGCGAGTTCCTGCTGCTGGACATCCACGGGATGTACGCGCTCATGCTGGGCGACGTCTCCCACAACGCGGTGCTGGGCCCGCCCACCGCAGAGCAGCGGCGCGTGA
- a CDS encoding threonine/serine dehydratase produces MKSAIGIEDVRAAAARLKGRIHRTPVITSRSFDEACGCSVFFKCENLQRAGAFKIRGALNKLLTLTAKERARGVVGFSSGNHAQGVALAARLTGASAIILMPTDAPALKVAATKGYGAEVVYYDRQTEDREARAKDLVAKTGRVLVPPYDDPAIMAGQGTAALELLEDVPDLDALLTPVGGGGLMAGCSTVAKALRPAMQIYGVEADTANDTYLSFRKGERVTIAPPPTIADGIRNLSPGALTFPINKQNLTDVLLVSDQEIEEAVCFLLLRCKILVEPTGAVPAAAVLTGKLPMPKGSRVGVVLSGGNIDPTLLAEILARG; encoded by the coding sequence ATGAAGAGCGCGATCGGCATCGAGGACGTGCGCGCCGCGGCGGCCCGCCTCAAGGGACGCATTCACCGCACTCCCGTCATCACGAGCCGCTCGTTCGACGAAGCGTGCGGCTGTTCCGTCTTCTTCAAGTGCGAGAATCTCCAGCGGGCGGGCGCCTTCAAGATCCGCGGCGCGCTCAACAAGCTCCTGACGCTCACCGCCAAGGAGCGCGCGCGCGGCGTCGTCGGCTTCTCCTCGGGCAACCACGCCCAGGGCGTGGCCCTCGCCGCTAGGCTGACCGGCGCATCGGCCATCATCCTGATGCCGACCGACGCGCCGGCCTTGAAGGTGGCGGCCACGAAGGGCTACGGCGCGGAAGTGGTCTACTACGACAGGCAGACCGAGGACCGCGAGGCGCGCGCCAAGGACCTGGTGGCGAAGACGGGCCGCGTCCTCGTCCCGCCCTACGACGATCCCGCGATCATGGCGGGGCAGGGGACGGCGGCGCTCGAGTTGTTGGAAGACGTCCCCGACCTCGACGCGCTCCTGACGCCCGTGGGCGGGGGCGGGCTCATGGCCGGCTGCAGCACGGTGGCGAAGGCGCTCCGTCCGGCGATGCAGATCTACGGCGTGGAGGCGGACACCGCCAACGACACCTATCTCTCCTTCAGGAAGGGCGAGCGCGTGACCATCGCGCCGCCGCCCACCATCGCCGACGGCATCCGCAACCTCTCGCCCGGGGCGCTGACCTTCCCGATCAACAAGCAGAATCTCACCGACGTGCTGCTGGTCTCTGATCAGGAGATTGAAGAGGCGGTGTGCTTCCTGCTGCTCCGCTGCAAGATTCTTGTAGAGCCCACCGGTGCCGTTCCCGCCGCCGCCGTCCTCACCGGCAAGCTGCCCATGCCCAAGGGCTCCCGGGTCGGTGTCGTCCTGTCGGGCGGCAATATCGACCCCACCCTCCTCGCTGAGATTCTGGCGCGAGGCTAG
- the sppA gene encoding signal peptide peptidase SppA, giving the protein MRTLAAFAVSILLLQGCSLLTIDLQPRIQPLEEETVEGKGKAKILLMDVSGVLSDETGGLVLGSPPPRVPIVARVREELQKAEEDDNVKALIVRINSPGGTITASDLIYREIDTFKTRRKIPVIAVTMDVAASGGYYAALAADTIVALPTSVTGSIGVIMLTVNAKGLMEKIGVAPLAIKSGEMKDAGSPFRPLTAEERAVFQSVIDQMYGRFVTLIARSRKIPEDRVRTFADGRIYTAEQAKALGLVDEIGYMDDVVKVARKAAGVEEARVIMYQRPKDYRANFYSAAPAPVPGLESSLQQLTALVSGSGPRFLYLWWP; this is encoded by the coding sequence ATGCGAACTCTTGCCGCCTTCGCGGTTTCCATCCTTCTGCTCCAGGGCTGCTCCCTCCTCACCATCGATCTCCAGCCGCGCATCCAGCCGCTCGAGGAGGAGACCGTCGAGGGCAAGGGCAAAGCCAAGATCCTCCTGATGGACGTCTCGGGCGTGCTCTCCGACGAGACGGGCGGCCTGGTCTTGGGCTCACCGCCGCCGCGCGTCCCGATCGTGGCGCGGGTGCGCGAGGAGCTTCAGAAGGCCGAGGAGGACGACAACGTCAAGGCGCTGATCGTGCGCATCAACAGCCCGGGCGGCACCATCACGGCGTCCGACCTCATCTATCGCGAGATCGACACCTTCAAGACCCGACGCAAGATCCCGGTGATCGCGGTGACGATGGACGTCGCCGCCTCGGGCGGCTACTACGCCGCGCTCGCGGCGGACACCATCGTCGCCCTGCCGACGTCGGTCACGGGCAGCATCGGCGTCATCATGCTCACCGTCAACGCCAAAGGATTGATGGAGAAGATCGGCGTGGCGCCGCTCGCCATCAAGTCGGGCGAGATGAAAGACGCGGGCTCACCCTTCCGGCCCCTCACGGCCGAGGAGCGCGCGGTCTTCCAGTCGGTCATCGACCAGATGTACGGCCGCTTCGTGACCTTGATCGCCCGCTCGCGCAAGATCCCGGAGGACCGCGTCCGGACGTTCGCCGACGGGCGGATCTACACGGCCGAGCAGGCCAAGGCGCTCGGCCTCGTGGACGAGATCGGCTACATGGACGACGTCGTGAAGGTCGCGCGCAAGGCCGCGGGCGTCGAGGAAGCGCGCGTCATCATGTACCAGCGCCCGAAGGACTACCGCGCCAACTTCTACTCGGCCGCGCCCGCCCCCGTGCCGGGCCTGGAGAGCTCGCTCCAGCAGCTGACGGCGCTGGTCAGCGGCTCGGGCCCCCGCTTCCTCTACCTGTGGTGGCCCTGA
- a CDS encoding branched-chain amino acid ABC transporter permease, which yields MSAAMERRWVVRAVAGAALLAVPLALPQFYLLLSVEILIMGLFAIGFNVLLGYAGMVSFGHAAFFGVGAYTCGLLLKKTEAPFVVAFLAAPVVAVVVAAVIGYFCVRLTRIYFSMLTLAFSQIVWATAHKWYSLTGGDNGLVGVPVPAWLIGPRTFYGFVAGVSVIVVAVLWRIMQAPFGRTLLAIRENAERAEFVGINVKRSQLTAFALSGAVSGLAGGMFALFTRGAFPEYAFWTKSAEVLLMTLLGGPHVFLGPALGAGILIVLNSVVTSYTEYWPIVLGIILLALIYVFPGGVTRIFLGWRGTGRPAGPTRA from the coding sequence GTGAGCGCGGCGATGGAGCGCCGGTGGGTCGTTCGGGCGGTGGCGGGAGCCGCGCTGCTCGCGGTGCCACTCGCGCTGCCGCAGTTCTACCTGCTCCTGTCCGTCGAGATCCTGATCATGGGGCTGTTCGCCATCGGCTTCAATGTATTGCTGGGCTATGCCGGCATGGTCTCGTTCGGGCACGCGGCCTTCTTCGGCGTGGGCGCCTACACCTGCGGGCTCCTGCTCAAGAAGACGGAGGCGCCATTCGTCGTGGCCTTCCTGGCCGCCCCCGTCGTCGCCGTGGTCGTGGCCGCGGTCATCGGCTACTTCTGCGTGCGCCTCACGCGCATCTACTTTTCCATGCTCACGCTGGCCTTCTCGCAGATCGTGTGGGCCACCGCGCACAAGTGGTACAGCCTGACGGGAGGCGACAACGGGCTCGTCGGCGTCCCCGTTCCTGCCTGGCTCATCGGTCCGCGGACCTTCTACGGCTTCGTCGCCGGCGTCAGCGTTATCGTGGTCGCCGTGCTCTGGCGCATCATGCAGGCTCCGTTCGGCCGCACCCTGCTCGCCATCCGGGAGAACGCCGAGCGGGCCGAGTTCGTCGGGATCAACGTCAAGCGCTCCCAGCTCACGGCCTTCGCGCTGTCGGGCGCCGTGTCCGGGCTCGCCGGCGGGATGTTTGCCCTGTTCACCCGCGGCGCCTTCCCGGAGTACGCGTTCTGGACCAAGTCCGCCGAGGTGCTCCTCATGACGCTCCTCGGCGGGCCGCACGTCTTCCTGGGGCCGGCCCTGGGCGCGGGGATCCTCATCGTCCTCAACTCGGTGGTGACGTCGTACACGGAATACTGGCCCATCGTGTTGGGCATCATTCTTCTCGCGCTGATCTACGTGTTCCCCGGGGGCGTGACGCGGATCTTTCTGGGATGGCGAGGCACGGGCAGGCCGGCGGGGCCGACCCGTGCTTGA
- a CDS encoding ABC transporter ATP-binding protein: protein MAKAFGGFQALVGVSLRVEPGEIAAIIGPNGAGKSTLFNVITGHLAPDAGRINFKGRDITGRPPHAICRLGLARSFQRTNIFPRLSVFENVQVAILSHEGRAQEMWSRARDLGRERTMAILEDVGLAGRAAEASGSLSYGDQKQLELGIALALEPEMLLLDEPTAGMSPQETRSSMALVARIARDRRLTLLFTEHDMGVVFSVAQRIRVLHQGRIIAEGAPDEVRRNDEVKRVYLGMR, encoded by the coding sequence GTGGCCAAGGCCTTCGGCGGCTTCCAGGCCCTGGTCGGAGTGAGCCTGCGTGTGGAGCCCGGGGAGATCGCGGCGATCATCGGCCCCAACGGGGCGGGAAAGAGCACGCTCTTCAACGTGATCACCGGGCACCTGGCCCCCGACGCCGGCCGCATCAATTTCAAGGGCCGCGACATCACCGGGCGGCCGCCGCACGCGATCTGCCGGCTGGGCCTGGCGCGGTCCTTCCAGCGCACCAACATCTTCCCGCGCCTGTCCGTGTTCGAGAACGTCCAGGTGGCCATCCTCTCCCACGAAGGCCGGGCGCAGGAGATGTGGAGCCGCGCGCGCGACCTCGGGCGGGAGCGCACCATGGCCATCCTCGAGGACGTGGGCCTGGCCGGACGAGCGGCAGAGGCGAGCGGGAGCCTCTCCTACGGGGACCAGAAGCAGCTCGAGCTGGGGATCGCGCTGGCGCTGGAGCCGGAGATGCTCCTGCTGGACGAGCCCACGGCGGGCATGTCGCCCCAGGAGACCCGGAGCAGCATGGCGCTGGTCGCGCGGATCGCGCGAGACCGGAGGCTCACCCTGCTGTTCACCGAGCACGACATGGGCGTGGTCTTCAGCGTCGCCCAGAGGATCCGGGTGCTCCACCAGGGACGGATCATCGCCGAGGGCGCGCCGGACGAGGTGCGGCGCAACGACGAGGTCAAGCGCGTGTACCTCGGGATGCGCTGA
- a CDS encoding cytochrome c, which produces MIAIAVLLYAASPALAASPAEIARGKYIFGATGGCGCHTEPKGAANAGGRKYDGPFGTVYSTNITPDNKAGIGGWTDEQIITAIRLGRRPNGERILPVHPFTSFNGMAEEDLGALVAFLRTVQPVNRPNTPKKIAVPMFESVFLPAWLMAFAATETPPPAAPAAGVARGEYLVRAVGHCGECHTPRSAMTMAVDNSRFLAGNPKKTGPEGQATPNITPDQTTGLGDWTEEQIATYLGTGKRPDGDVAGGLMEEGIQGTLAGFKDMTKADLQAIARYLKSIPAVTNKIE; this is translated from the coding sequence ATGATCGCGATCGCCGTGCTCCTGTACGCCGCCAGCCCTGCGCTTGCGGCGTCGCCAGCCGAGATCGCCCGCGGCAAGTACATCTTCGGCGCCACCGGCGGCTGCGGCTGCCACACCGAGCCCAAGGGAGCCGCCAACGCGGGCGGCAGGAAATACGACGGGCCCTTCGGCACCGTGTACTCGACCAACATCACGCCCGACAACAAGGCCGGCATCGGAGGCTGGACGGACGAGCAGATCATCACGGCGATTCGGCTCGGCCGCCGTCCCAACGGCGAGCGCATCCTGCCGGTGCACCCCTTCACATCGTTCAACGGCATGGCCGAGGAGGACCTGGGTGCGCTGGTGGCCTTTCTCCGCACCGTCCAGCCTGTCAACCGGCCCAACACGCCGAAGAAGATCGCGGTGCCGATGTTCGAGAGCGTGTTCCTTCCCGCCTGGCTCATGGCGTTCGCGGCGACCGAGACGCCTCCGCCCGCCGCGCCCGCCGCGGGTGTCGCGCGCGGCGAGTACCTCGTGCGCGCCGTCGGCCACTGCGGCGAGTGTCACACGCCGCGATCGGCCATGACGATGGCGGTGGACAACTCGCGCTTCCTCGCGGGCAATCCCAAGAAGACCGGGCCCGAGGGCCAGGCGACGCCCAACATCACGCCGGACCAGACGACCGGCCTCGGCGACTGGACCGAGGAGCAGATCGCGACGTACCTCGGCACGGGGAAGCGGCCCGACGGGGACGTCGCCGGCGGTCTCATGGAGGAGGGGATCCAGGGCACGCTGGCGGGGTTCAAGGACATGACGAAGGCGGATCTCCAGGCGATCGCGCGGTATCTCAAGAGCATCCCGGCGGTGACGAACAAGATTGAGTAG
- a CDS encoding TIGR03619 family F420-dependent LLM class oxidoreductase, producing the protein MAIKYRIGIMPGPWPPGRESGQFLFTLAEFCEKSDIDSIWLSDRLSSPAPVPEVMTSLAAIAARTQKLKFGPSVLVLPYRTPVVAAKEMATIDWLSRGRLFPAVGVGVELPREFDASGVPFKERGRRTDEAIKVMRLLWTQDEVCYEGEFFKLDRVTIFPKPWQNPPPIWIGGKSEAAQKRTARLGDGWIPSFITPEEFRVGVQKVQELAAASSRQVPEDHFGTLINYTVAASEAEALAMAQPYIPRGRVDETTMRACTAFGPVEVLASRIEEYAKGGGSKFILRPLCPPDRMLTQLALAAEHVIPEYHRR; encoded by the coding sequence ATGGCGATCAAATACCGGATCGGGATCATGCCGGGCCCCTGGCCACCGGGGCGGGAGAGCGGACAGTTCCTCTTTACTCTCGCGGAATTCTGCGAGAAGAGCGACATCGATTCCATCTGGCTGTCTGACCGACTCTCCTCGCCGGCTCCGGTGCCCGAGGTCATGACCTCGCTGGCCGCCATAGCCGCCCGGACCCAGAAGCTCAAGTTCGGCCCGAGCGTGCTCGTCCTGCCCTACCGCACCCCGGTCGTCGCGGCCAAGGAGATGGCCACGATCGACTGGCTGTCGCGGGGGCGCCTCTTCCCTGCGGTCGGGGTGGGTGTCGAGCTGCCGCGCGAGTTCGATGCCTCGGGCGTGCCCTTCAAGGAACGCGGCCGGAGGACCGACGAGGCGATCAAGGTCATGCGCCTGCTCTGGACACAGGACGAGGTGTGCTATGAAGGCGAGTTCTTCAAGCTAGACCGCGTCACGATCTTCCCGAAGCCGTGGCAGAATCCCCCGCCCATCTGGATCGGCGGGAAGAGCGAGGCGGCGCAAAAGCGCACGGCGCGGCTCGGCGACGGCTGGATTCCCTCGTTCATCACGCCCGAGGAGTTCCGGGTGGGCGTCCAGAAGGTGCAGGAGCTCGCCGCGGCTTCGAGCCGGCAGGTCCCCGAGGACCACTTCGGCACCCTCATCAACTACACGGTGGCCGCGAGCGAAGCCGAGGCGCTGGCCATGGCCCAGCCCTATATCCCGCGCGGTCGCGTGGATGAGACGACTATGCGCGCCTGCACCGCCTTCGGTCCCGTCGAGGTGCTGGCCTCGCGCATCGAGGAGTACGCCAAGGGCGGAGGCTCGAAGTTCATCCTGCGCCCGCTCTGCCCACCCGACCGTATGCTCACCCAGCTCGCCCTGGCCGCCGAGCACGTCATCCCCGAGTACCACCGGCGATAG
- a CDS encoding M24 family metallopeptidase, with translation MYALMLGDVSHNAVLGPPTAEQRRVIDAYVRTCTFLLEAMKPGRTIGAVAVEARRFVDENGWGGMIRGFGHGIGHFGNEWYPSFTDVYMPYVSEPDFVMQPNFLEIMALTCNLPGVGGMRFERPVVVTESGAECLSRTPIEPWILGT, from the coding sequence ATGTACGCGCTCATGCTGGGCGACGTCTCCCACAACGCGGTGCTGGGCCCGCCCACCGCAGAGCAGCGGCGCGTGATCGACGCCTACGTGCGAACTTGCACGTTCCTGCTGGAGGCCATGAAGCCGGGTCGCACCATCGGCGCCGTTGCCGTCGAGGCACGGCGGTTCGTCGATGAAAACGGATGGGGCGGGATGATCCGGGGGTTCGGCCACGGCATCGGCCACTTCGGCAACGAGTGGTACCCTTCGTTCACCGACGTCTACATGCCCTACGTGAGCGAGCCGGACTTCGTGATGCAGCCGAACTTCCTCGAGATCATGGCGCTGACCTGCAACCTGCCCGGCGTCGGGGGCATGCGCTTCGAGCGGCCGGTGGTGGTAACCGAGAGCGGTGCGGAGTGCCTCTCGCGGACCCCCATCGAGCCGTGGATCCTGGGAACCTGA
- a CDS encoding LLM class flavin-dependent oxidoreductase, whose translation MDISCAFPPVPETPEHIALAERLGYRRAWVYDTPALQLDVWATLARAAERTRRIELGPGVLIPSLRHVMVTAAAVATLVGLAPGRVNVGIGSGFTGRMAMGLRPNPWAFVGQYARQLEALLAGEMVEVDGALAQMLHGPGQAPPRPIRVPFIFGTRGPKGEAVARERGGGVFSVVPTPGFAWSALLTMGTVLEPGERFDSARVLAAAGAGAAVLLHRAYEYRSVSGLDLAKLDGGPEWRAAIEAVPLRERHLRTHEGHLTYLNETDRRVVSGELIEAVTFTGEVSALRERIGQLAGRGVTEIAYQPAGPNIPRELTTFARMAGIA comes from the coding sequence ATGGACATCTCCTGCGCATTCCCGCCCGTGCCCGAGACGCCCGAGCACATCGCGCTCGCCGAGCGGCTCGGCTACCGCCGCGCGTGGGTCTACGACACGCCGGCGCTTCAGCTCGACGTGTGGGCGACCCTCGCCCGGGCCGCCGAGCGGACCCGACGCATCGAGCTGGGCCCCGGGGTCCTGATCCCGAGCCTGCGTCACGTCATGGTGACGGCGGCGGCCGTCGCCACTCTGGTGGGCCTGGCTCCGGGCCGGGTGAACGTCGGGATCGGCTCGGGCTTCACCGGCCGCATGGCCATGGGTCTGCGGCCGAACCCGTGGGCCTTCGTCGGCCAGTACGCCCGGCAGCTCGAGGCGCTCCTCGCCGGCGAGATGGTGGAGGTGGACGGCGCGCTCGCGCAGATGCTCCACGGCCCCGGCCAGGCGCCACCGCGTCCGATCCGGGTCCCCTTCATCTTCGGCACACGAGGTCCCAAGGGCGAGGCGGTGGCGCGGGAGCGGGGCGGCGGCGTCTTCAGCGTCGTCCCGACGCCGGGATTCGCCTGGTCGGCGCTCCTGACGATGGGCACCGTGCTCGAGCCCGGTGAGCGGTTCGACTCGGCCCGAGTGCTGGCGGCAGCGGGCGCGGGCGCCGCCGTGCTCCTGCATCGCGCGTACGAGTACCGGAGCGTCTCGGGCCTCGATCTGGCGAAGCTCGATGGCGGCCCCGAGTGGCGGGCCGCCATCGAGGCGGTGCCGCTCCGCGAGCGCCACTTGCGAACGCACGAGGGCCATCTCACCTATCTCAACGAGACCGACCGCCGGGTGGTGAGCGGCGAGCTGATCGAGGCCGTCACCTTCACGGGCGAGGTCTCCGCCCTCCGCGAGCGCATTGGGCAGCTTGCCGGGCGCGGCGTCACGGAGATCGCCTACCAGCCGGCGGGACCGAACATTCCACGCGAGCTCACCACGTTCGCCCGCATGGCCGGCATCGCCTGA
- a CDS encoding ABC transporter ATP-binding protein, with amino-acid sequence MILEARDLYTAYELSQVLFGVTVTVDAGQAVCLLGRNGVGKTTTLRSLIGLTPPRAGHVVFDGMDITGWAPYRVARQGIAFVPQERRLFGDLSVRENLEVARREARGASAWGVERVYATFPILEQLDARRAGYLSGGEQQMLAIGRALMGNPRLLILDEPSEGLAPLVVDALREQIRALKAGGMTILMAEQNLTLALALSERVYILDKGHVRFAGTVAEFEADKTLRDEYLAV; translated from the coding sequence ATGATCCTCGAGGCGCGCGATCTCTACACGGCCTACGAATTGAGCCAGGTGCTCTTTGGCGTCACCGTCACCGTGGACGCCGGGCAGGCGGTGTGCCTGCTCGGGCGGAACGGGGTCGGCAAGACGACCACGCTCCGGAGCCTGATCGGCCTGACCCCGCCCCGGGCCGGACACGTCGTCTTCGACGGGATGGACATCACCGGCTGGGCCCCGTACCGCGTGGCGCGGCAGGGAATCGCGTTCGTACCCCAGGAGCGGCGGCTGTTCGGGGACCTCTCGGTGCGGGAAAATCTGGAGGTCGCCCGCCGGGAGGCCCGCGGCGCTTCGGCGTGGGGCGTGGAACGCGTGTACGCGACCTTCCCCATTCTCGAGCAGCTCGACGCGCGCCGGGCCGGATACCTGTCGGGCGGCGAGCAGCAGATGCTCGCCATCGGGCGCGCCCTGATGGGCAATCCACGATTGCTCATCCTGGACGAGCCGTCGGAAGGCCTGGCCCCCCTGGTGGTGGACGCCCTCCGCGAGCAGATTCGCGCGCTGAAGGCCGGCGGCATGACCATCCTGATGGCGGAGCAGAACCTGACTCTCGCGCTGGCGCTCAGCGAGCGGGTCTACATCCTGGACAAGGGCCACGTCCGCTTCGCGGGGACGGTGGCCGAGTTCGAGGCTGACAAGACGCTCCGCGACGAGTACCTCGCGGTCTGA
- a CDS encoding cytochrome c translates to MRGGGVRLRNILLAALVAVTAAGCVVGSQRMIGTGDLIFDRQRLGRVQEEQLGEIRSKFKTGNIEGIAVNAEVIAIAALQIPSLFPDGSLNGKSRAKPEIWQRWSEFEASAKNLTIWSERLRDAAKAKDDRVVADIVKDFGRVGCDSCHILFRRPAGS, encoded by the coding sequence ATGAGGGGAGGAGGCGTACGGCTCCGCAACATCCTCCTTGCCGCCTTGGTGGCCGTCACGGCCGCCGGCTGCGTCGTTGGGTCCCAGCGCATGATCGGCACAGGCGACCTGATCTTCGACCGGCAGCGCCTGGGGCGCGTGCAGGAGGAGCAGCTGGGCGAGATCCGGAGCAAGTTCAAGACCGGGAACATCGAGGGCATCGCTGTCAATGCCGAGGTTATCGCGATCGCGGCCCTGCAGATCCCGTCGCTCTTCCCTGACGGGTCCCTCAACGGCAAGTCGCGGGCTAAGCCCGAGATCTGGCAGCGCTGGAGCGAGTTCGAGGCCTCGGCCAAGAACCTGACGATCTGGTCGGAACGGCTCCGGGACGCCGCGAAGGCCAAGGACGACAGGGTCGTGGCCGACATCGTCAAGGACTTCGGCCGCGTCGGCTGCGACTCCTGCCACATCCTGTTCCGGCGGCCCGCGGGCTCGTGA